The genomic window GCGGCTTGCAAAGCTCAACTCTGGGCAGCTTCGCGGCCCTCTCGAAGAGCGCCTCGCTCGAAATCATCACCCCCGGAGCGATGCACCCTCCCATATATTCGCCTTTGGCCGATATGTAGTCAAAGGTCGTCGCGGTACCGAAGTCAACAACGATCATTTCCCTGTGGTATTTCTCGTAGGCGGCAACGGCATTGACAATCCTGTCGGCGCCGACCTCCCGGGGGTTGTCGTAGAAAATCGGCATTCCTGTTTTAATCCCGGGTCCGACGATCAGGGGTTTTATCCCGAAATACTTCAGACAAAGCGGTTCCAGAATGTTAAGCATCGGGGGAACAACACAGGAGATAATGATGTTCGTTATCGCTCTGGAACTGATTTTGCTGTTTTTGTAGAGATTCAGAATCAGGATGCCGTATTCGTCCAGAGTCTGGTCGATAATAGTCCTGATCCGCCAGTCGTGAACCAATTCTTCGCCGTCATAGAGGCCAAGCACCGTATTGGTATTTCCCACATCCATAACCAGAAGCATGTCCTCACTCCTTTATGATTGTTGCGTCGCCGGCGATTATCCTCTCGACGGCGCCTGTCGCGCCGGCAAGCAGCAGCGCCCCGTCTTCGTCAAGGCCGGAGACAATGCCCTCTTTTATCTCAGTACCGAAAAGAATCCTGACATTTTTCTCCACCATTTTTGTTCGGGAAAACCACGCCTGCCGAATCGGCCCAAATCCCTCGCTAAGAAAAAGTTCATACCAGCGCTGGAAATTGGTGCAGAAATTGCACAGCACATCCTCGCGGGAGTGCCGCCGTCCGGTCTCCTCTAAAAGCGAAGTGGCAATTTGCCTGTATTCAGGGGCAAAATCGTCTCTTTTCATATTTACGTTGATGCCGATGCCTACGATTGCCGTCATCCTTCCATTCTTCGTCCTGAGCTCCGACAGAATGCCGCACACCTTGCGACTGCGGATCAAAACATCATTGGGCCATTTGATCTCGATGCCGTCCGGACAAAAGGACGCGATGGTGTCCGCAACCGCCGCCCCCGCCAGAAAGGTGATCTGCACCGCCTTCGCCAGTGCAAGTTCCGGGCGCAGGATGACGGAGAAATAAAGGTTGCACCCAGCCGGGGACTGCCAAACCCTTTGCAGACGCCCTCGACCCGCCGTCTGCAAATCAGCGAGCACCATTGTCCCCTCCGCTGCCCCTTCCTGCGCAAGCCGCATGGCAACAGCGTTTGTAGAATCGACATTTTCAAAATAGTACAGTGGAAAACCCGTCTTGCAGCCGCGCAGCCGCTCCGTTAATAAAGCGATGTCAAACGACTCACCGCCATTATGCCTCTTTTCACTCGAAAATGCGTGCATAAATTATTTATTTTAAATGGTTCTTTCTTACCAACCGTTTAGGACGCGACGGAGCGCGCCTCTCCATTTCAGGAACATTAAACTTGATGCTCTCGTCAAAAGTCCCAACTTCCCTCCCCCTTGATGGGGGAGGGTTAGGGTGGGGGTGATAAGCTACTGTATTGCCGACTGTTCTTTCCCCCTCCCCTTCATCCCCTCCCGCCAGGGGAGGGGAAAATTGACTTTTGACGAGTTCATCAAGCTTCGCTTTGTGAACATTAAACTGCGTTTTCATCGTTTTTTGTGACGGCGCGCCGTCATCTGTGTTGCACTTTTATCTTCCAGGAGGGGCGTTGCGGTGATATTCAGGGAGATATCAGCAGCCTGCACCGAGTGGGTCAAGGCCCCCACAGAAATGAAATCAACGCCTGTTTCCGCTACCTTGCGAATCCTCTCGAGCGTCATGTTGCCGGACGCCTCCAGCGGAACCCTGCCTTGGACAATCCCAACTGCGGCGGCGATCCCGGAAACATCCATATTATCAAGGAGTATCGAATCCGCCCCGGCCAGGAGCGCCTCCTCAAGTTCTTCACTGTCTTTAACCTCTACCTCGACCTTGAGCGTATGGGGAATAAATTCGCGCGCCTTCCGGATGGCCGGCGTGATTCCCCCCGCGGAGGCTATGTGATTATCCTTGATCAGCACCCCGTCATAAAGGGCAAAACGGTGGTTAAAGCCGCCCCCGGCCCGCACCGCGTACTTGTCCAGCGCGCGCAACCCCGGAACGGTTTTGCGCGTATCGATGATTCTGGCTTTGGTCCCGGCCGCTTCTTCGACAAAACGACGCGTCATGGTCGCTATGCCGCACATGCGTTGCAGCAGGTTAAGGGCCACCCGCTCCGCCGTCAGAATGGAGGCCAGCGAACCGGATATCTCCGCAATAATCTCGCCCTTTGCGACATTTTCCCCGTCCTTTTTGCGGGGGGTAAAAATCAGCGTCGAATCGAGGGTCAAAAAAACCTCGCCAAAGACCTCAATTCCCGCCAGGACAAGCTCATCCTTCGCGGTTGCCGAGGCCATCCCGCTTTCGCTTCCTGCCAGGACAGCGTTCGTCGTGATATCGCCGGCGCCGACATCCTCGGCCAGGGCGCTCCTGATAAATTCCGTCAAAAAATAGCGCGGCCACATACGTTCACTCCTTATGCCTGTTAGCTGCCCGGAACCGGCGTCGCCAGCCGGCAGAAGCCACAGCGCCCTCCGACTTTTCACGGCGGATTACGCTGCGCCAATCGATTTGGCATACTGCATTTGTATGAAAATCCCCCCATCCCCCCTTTACCAAAGGGGGGTAAGGGGGGATTTTCATGCTTCGTTGTGCCCGACACGGGCATGGGGGTTTATACATTTTCCTGAAGTTCAATGATTTTCTTCAGGGCCGTGCCGAGCGCATTTTTCTTCTCCTCAAAATCCCGCCTCTTAGCCTGTTCCTTGCCGACCACCTCCGCCGCCGCCTTCGCGAGAAAATCGGGGTTGGCAAGTTTTTTTCCGACCACGGCAAGATCCTTTTCGACCTTGGCTATCTCCCTGGCAAGACGGTTTTTTTCTCCCTCTATATCGATGGTCCCGGCAAGAAAAACATAAATCCGAACCTGCCCGGCAATCGCCGTGGCCACGCCCTTCGGCTCTGCGATCTCGTCCGATATCTCCAGACTCTGGAGGTTAGCCAAACCAGCAATATCGGCACGCCCCTGCTCCAGCGTTTCTCGGAGCGGCAAAGAGGGGGTCGTCAACTGCACCGTAAGCTTCAGAGACGGCGCAATCGACATCTCGCCCCGGATATTGCGGATCCGCGTTATCACCTCCTTGACCAGTTCCATTTCACCTTCCGCGGCCGGATCGTCGAGTCCCTCGTCAACCACTGGAAAGTCGCTTATCATAATCGACTTTCCCTCCTCAGTAAGCGCCTGCCATATCTCCTCGGTGACAAAAGGCATAAACGGATGCAGAAGCTTAAGGGCGGTCTTCAGCGTATAAAGCAGGGTCTCTTGAGCCGCCAGTTTTTTTGCGGGATCGACATTTCCGTAAAGGGCGGGTTTGGCAAGCTCCAGATACCAGTCGCAGAACTCGTGCCAGATAAACTGATAGACAGCCGCCGCCGCGTCGTTGAAGCGATACTCGTCAATGCCGGAGATAACCCCGGAGACGGCCCGATTCAGCCGGGATTTTATCCAGCGATCGGCCAGCGACAGGTCGCCTGCCGGCACTAAACTGCCGGCATCATAGCCCTCCAGGTTCATCAGCGAAAACCGGCTCGCGTTCCAGATTTTGTTCACAAAGAATTTGTGACCCTCAATCCGCTCTTCCGACATCCGGACATCGCGCCCCTGGGCGCTGAAGGCGGCCAGCGTAAAGCGGAAGGCATCCGTTCCGAACTTGTCCATCATCTCCAGGGGATCGATCACGTTTCCCTTTGACTTGCTCATCTTGTCGCCGTTTTCATCCCGGACCAGCGCGTGCAGATAGACATCCCGGAAAGGAACCTCGTCCATCACATAAATGCCCATCATCATCATCCGGGCAACCCAGAAAAAGAGGATGTCGAAGCCGGTAACAAGAAGCGAGGTGGGGTAAAACGTCTGGAGCGCCTCCGTCTTTTCAGGCCAGCCCAGCGTGGAAAACGGCCAGAGTCCGGAGCTGAACCAGGTGTCGAGGACATCCTCTTCCTGACGGAGCTTCGCGCTTCCGCAGTGCGGGCATTGGTCCGGATCATGAACGGAAACGATCGTCTTTTTGCAATCTTCGCAGTTCCAAACCGGAATCCGGTGCCCCCACCAGATTTGCCGGGAG from Syntrophales bacterium includes these protein-coding regions:
- a CDS encoding biotin--[acetyl-CoA-carboxylase] ligase, encoding MHAFSSEKRHNGGESFDIALLTERLRGCKTGFPLYYFENVDSTNAVAMRLAQEGAAEGTMVLADLQTAGRGRLQRVWQSPAGCNLYFSVILRPELALAKAVQITFLAGAAVADTIASFCPDGIEIKWPNDVLIRSRKVCGILSELRTKNGRMTAIVGIGINVNMKRDDFAPEYRQIATSLLEETGRRHSREDVLCNFCTNFQRWYELFLSEGFGPIRQAWFSRTKMVEKNVRILFGTEIKEGIVSGLDEDGALLLAGATGAVERIIAGDATIIKE
- a CDS encoding type III pantothenate kinase; the protein is MLLVMDVGNTNTVLGLYDGEELVHDWRIRTIIDQTLDEYGILILNLYKNSKISSRAITNIIISCVVPPMLNILEPLCLKYFGIKPLIVGPGIKTGMPIFYDNPREVGADRIVNAVAAYEKYHREMIVVDFGTATTFDYISAKGEYMGGCIAPGVMISSEALFERAAKLPRVELCKPRLVVTKDTVSAMQAGIMYGYAGLVDGIVERIRAEVDSAPLVVATGGLARLIAGVARSIEVVDDMLTIEGLRIIFQRNIKTL
- the nadC gene encoding carboxylating nicotinate-nucleotide diphosphorylase → MWPRYFLTEFIRSALAEDVGAGDITTNAVLAGSESGMASATAKDELVLAGIEVFGEVFLTLDSTLIFTPRKKDGENVAKGEIIAEISGSLASILTAERVALNLLQRMCGIATMTRRFVEEAAGTKARIIDTRKTVPGLRALDKYAVRAGGGFNHRFALYDGVLIKDNHIASAGGITPAIRKAREFIPHTLKVEVEVKDSEELEEALLAGADSILLDNMDVSGIAAAVGIVQGRVPLEASGNMTLERIRKVAETGVDFISVGALTHSVQAADISLNITATPLLEDKSATQMTARRHKKR
- a CDS encoding valine--tRNA ligase, translating into MENGLLAKTFEPREAELKWYKYWMEKNLFHAEDKSDKEPFAIVIPPPNVTGMLHMGHALNNVLQDICCRYKRMQGKNVLWMPGTDHAGIATQNVVEQQLAKEGLTRHDLGREKFIERVWEWKEHSGGVIINQLKRLGSSCDWARERFTMDEGLSKAVREVFVRLYNDGLIYQGNYIVNWCPRCLTAISDLEVEYHQEGGNLWNIRYRFADGEGEIVVATTRPETMLGDTAVAVNPNDERYRQLVGKEVILPLVGRKIPIIADDYVTMEFGSGAVKITPASDPNDFAMAGRHGLAIIKIMDDNAVINQNGGVYAGQDRYECRKNIVRDLEEGGFLVSVEPYSHNIGKCYRCKTDIEPAVSRQWFVKIEPLAKKAIAAVQDGRIRIIPKGWENTYFEWMNNIRDWCISRQIWWGHRIPVWNCEDCKKTIVSVHDPDQCPHCGSAKLRQEEDVLDTWFSSGLWPFSTLGWPEKTEALQTFYPTSLLVTGFDILFFWVARMMMMGIYVMDEVPFRDVYLHALVRDENGDKMSKSKGNVIDPLEMMDKFGTDAFRFTLAAFSAQGRDVRMSEERIEGHKFFVNKIWNASRFSLMNLEGYDAGSLVPAGDLSLADRWIKSRLNRAVSGVISGIDEYRFNDAAAAVYQFIWHEFCDWYLELAKPALYGNVDPAKKLAAQETLLYTLKTALKLLHPFMPFVTEEIWQALTEEGKSIMISDFPVVDEGLDDPAAEGEMELVKEVITRIRNIRGEMSIAPSLKLTVQLTTPSLPLRETLEQGRADIAGLANLQSLEISDEIAEPKGVATAIAGQVRIYVFLAGTIDIEGEKNRLAREIAKVEKDLAVVGKKLANPDFLAKAAAEVVGKEQAKRRDFEEKKNALGTALKKIIELQENV